A single genomic interval of Syntrophobotulus glycolicus DSM 8271 harbors:
- a CDS encoding nitrogenase component 1 produces MAKILDQPRYKCAMTAMQTVHGISRALPILHSGPGCAEKLGGSTGSSGYFSPHIFPCTNVSEKEVIFGGEERLRETIENALKVIDADLYVVLTGCTSEIVGDDAEEVVRSFKHAEKPVIYASTPGFKGNNYLGHEWVLDAIIEQYLKPADRTEKGLVNIWTGIPLHDPFWLGNLRELEKLVAELGLIPNTIYGHGRGIKNIDKLSAAEFNLLVSPWVGLNNVKKLEEKFGTPYLHYPTLPIGAFETTKFLRTLGQFAGIDQAKVEEVIMKHEEEYYYYIERFADVFLETRVMAKRFVTVSDAQTSLALTKFLVNDLGLIPGKQYITDDPPEQYRESLRGHFRDLNDGLRAEIDFSSDGYQIHEEIRGTDYFGYPLILGSSWEKKVAKETNAHYLNVSWPVIERLVMNSSYVGYHGGLKLIEDIYSIVLTRFN; encoded by the coding sequence ATGGCCAAGATATTGGACCAGCCGAGATATAAATGCGCGATGACGGCAATGCAAACCGTTCACGGGATCAGCAGAGCACTGCCTATTCTTCATTCGGGACCCGGTTGTGCGGAAAAGCTGGGGGGAAGTACGGGAAGCTCGGGATATTTTTCCCCCCATATTTTTCCCTGCACCAATGTCAGTGAAAAAGAAGTGATTTTTGGCGGGGAAGAGCGGCTGCGCGAAACCATCGAGAATGCGCTCAAGGTGATTGATGCTGATCTTTATGTAGTGCTGACGGGTTGTACTTCAGAAATCGTTGGGGACGATGCCGAAGAAGTGGTGCGTTCATTTAAACACGCCGAGAAACCTGTGATTTACGCTTCGACCCCCGGGTTTAAAGGGAATAACTACCTTGGGCATGAGTGGGTTCTGGATGCGATTATTGAGCAGTATCTTAAGCCGGCAGACCGTACAGAAAAAGGCTTAGTAAATATCTGGACGGGAATCCCCCTGCATGATCCGTTTTGGCTGGGGAACTTAAGGGAACTGGAAAAGCTGGTTGCTGAGCTGGGACTGATTCCCAACACCATTTACGGGCATGGAAGAGGAATAAAAAACATCGATAAGCTTTCCGCGGCAGAATTCAACCTGCTTGTCTCCCCCTGGGTAGGCTTGAATAACGTCAAAAAACTGGAAGAAAAATTTGGGACTCCTTACCTGCACTATCCTACTTTACCGATTGGGGCATTTGAGACCACGAAGTTCTTGCGCACTTTGGGCCAATTTGCCGGTATTGATCAGGCAAAGGTGGAGGAAGTCATCATGAAACATGAGGAAGAGTACTATTATTACATTGAACGTTTTGCCGATGTCTTTTTAGAAACACGGGTCATGGCAAAGAGATTTGTCACAGTATCTGATGCCCAAACCTCCCTGGCCCTGACCAAATTTTTAGTCAATGATTTGGGTTTGATCCCCGGGAAACAATATATAACGGATGATCCCCCAGAGCAATACCGGGAATCACTGCGCGGCCACTTCAGGGATCTCAATGACGGACTGCGGGCTGAAATTGATTTTTCAAGCGACGGCTATCAGATTCATGAAGAAATACGCGGGACGGACTATTTCGGTTATCCATTGATCCTGGGAAGTTCATGGGAGAAAAAGGTTGCCAAAGAAACAAACGCTCATTATCTTAATGTATCCTGGCCGGTTATTGAGAGGCTGGTTATGAATTCATCCTACGTGGGTTATCATGGCGGTCTTAAACTGATTGAAGATATTTATTCGATCGTCTTAACCAGATTTAACTAA
- a CDS encoding nitrogenase component 1, with translation MAFNFKESSVGTRENRLGSITGYHGDLRDLVHQSRCGTLRDKERCFSQSSTCLSGCALAQLSGIRDIAIINHAPSGCTATAAGVTVQNAQLAAKRGVTNSTVFIGTDMNEQDTVFGATGTLKEIVLETYRRYHPKAIFIGTSCVTGIIGEDVDNVVEELKEEIPVPIAAVHCEGFKSRIWASGFDISDHAVLTGIVKPPQQKRNVINFKNFYESARLEIIDLFARFDVEPLFLYQNSTVEELSRLSESLATVCVCGTLGTYLGNGLQERYGVPYVRTINPMGVTGFETWLRQIGKTIQKEDKVEAYLAEQRELYIPKIEEAKRELKGLRAVIGMGPGYTFEVSRVLQELDMEVVWAAAWHYDKKYDNEAAPPSLEYLRENSPDNFRISVADQQNYEVLNILNTYRPDIYFSRHPGTTVWAIKQGVPALYVADEYMIFGYQGTLNFAYSVLDTIKNRSFEKNLAARVKLPYTDWWYKQDNQTFLKE, from the coding sequence ATGGCGTTCAATTTTAAAGAGAGTTCTGTTGGGACCAGAGAAAATCGTTTGGGTTCCATTACAGGTTATCATGGCGACCTCCGGGATTTAGTGCACCAGTCAAGGTGCGGAACCTTGCGGGATAAAGAAAGATGCTTCAGCCAGTCCAGTACCTGTCTATCCGGCTGCGCCCTGGCTCAGCTTTCAGGGATCAGGGACATCGCGATCATCAACCACGCCCCTTCCGGCTGTACGGCGACAGCAGCCGGGGTGACGGTACAAAATGCCCAGCTGGCAGCGAAGAGAGGGGTCACGAACAGTACGGTTTTCATCGGGACGGATATGAATGAACAGGACACCGTTTTCGGAGCAACCGGAACCCTAAAAGAAATTGTACTGGAAACCTATCGCCGCTATCATCCCAAAGCAATCTTTATCGGGACATCCTGTGTGACCGGTATTATTGGTGAAGATGTGGACAATGTGGTGGAAGAGCTGAAAGAAGAGATTCCCGTTCCTATTGCCGCAGTCCATTGTGAAGGCTTTAAATCGAGGATCTGGGCTTCCGGCTTTGATATCTCCGACCATGCTGTGCTAACCGGCATAGTCAAGCCGCCCCAACAAAAAAGAAATGTGATCAATTTTAAAAACTTTTATGAAAGTGCCCGTTTGGAAATTATCGATTTATTTGCCAGGTTTGATGTTGAACCTTTGTTTTTATATCAGAATTCTACCGTTGAGGAACTGTCCAGACTTTCCGAGTCCCTGGCAACTGTTTGCGTTTGCGGAACTCTGGGTACTTATTTAGGGAACGGACTCCAAGAAAGGTATGGTGTTCCTTATGTGAGGACCATCAATCCCATGGGGGTCACCGGCTTTGAAACATGGCTCAGGCAAATCGGGAAAACGATTCAGAAAGAAGATAAGGTGGAAGCTTATCTTGCCGAACAGCGGGAACTTTACATCCCGAAAATTGAGGAAGCGAAACGGGAATTAAAAGGCCTGCGGGCGGTTATTGGCATGGGTCCGGGCTATACCTTTGAAGTCAGCAGGGTTTTGCAGGAATTGGATATGGAGGTTGTCTGGGCAGCAGCCTGGCATTATGACAAAAAATATGATAATGAAGCGGCTCCTCCGTCTCTGGAGTACCTGCGGGAGAATTCTCCGGACAATTTCAGAATCAGTGTTGCCGACCAGCAGAATTACGAAGTTTTGAACATCTTGAATACCTATCGGCCGGATATTTATTTTTCCCGTCATCCCGGGACAACAGTCTGGGCAATTAAACAGGGGGTTCCGGCCCTTTATGTTGCCGATGAATATATGATTTTCGGTTATCAAGGTACCTTGAATTTTGCTTATTCCGTTCTGGATACCATAAAAAACAGGAGCTTTGAAAAAAATCTGGCCGCCAGAGTCAAGCTGCCTTATACGGATTGGTGGTATAAGCAGGACAATCAAACATTTTTAAAGGAGTGA
- a CDS encoding iron-containing alcohol dehydrogenase family protein codes for MIQSPGFLMKERKNEIMLTIKTPDHYINEAGSLKKAGEHIGRLGQNALIIGGKTALAVAGQELTASLEKAGISSQTFVFQGNCTVENIRKYSALAQELRADILIGVGGGKVLDSVKAIAEDAGIPLVAVPTIAATCAAWSALTVLYDEEGKFAEYRFLKTSPRLVLTDLGIIAQAPVRYLNAGIGDTIAKWYETAPHTAEGQSDISLTIGVKIAEQALDLLRKYYAQAQRDVEARVPSNELSWVVDAIIVLAGLIGSISQGTRRPALAHTLYNHFTLLKETHQSLHGEIVAFGLVVQLILQDKPSQEIDHFIRFLQTLELPVTLGQLGIAGELAEKAALVADHINFTETSLDKLNFPVNRDLLMKAIIKADETGRKSLRQEIRAV; via the coding sequence TTGATTCAGTCTCCGGGTTTTTTGATGAAGGAAAGGAAGAATGAAATCATGCTTACCATAAAAACACCTGATCACTATATCAATGAAGCGGGTAGCCTGAAGAAAGCGGGAGAGCATATCGGCAGGTTGGGTCAAAATGCTTTGATCATCGGGGGAAAGACTGCTTTGGCTGTTGCCGGTCAAGAACTGACAGCAAGCTTGGAAAAAGCCGGAATCTCAAGCCAAACTTTTGTATTTCAGGGGAATTGCACAGTTGAAAATATCCGGAAATATTCAGCTTTGGCCCAAGAACTGAGAGCGGATATTCTGATCGGTGTAGGCGGAGGCAAGGTTCTGGACTCGGTTAAAGCTATTGCTGAAGACGCCGGAATACCACTTGTTGCTGTGCCGACAATAGCGGCGACCTGTGCGGCCTGGTCAGCCTTAACTGTTCTTTATGATGAAGAGGGAAAATTTGCGGAATACCGCTTTTTAAAGACTTCACCCCGGCTGGTATTGACGGATTTAGGAATAATTGCCCAGGCTCCGGTGCGCTATCTAAATGCCGGGATAGGCGATACGATTGCCAAATGGTATGAGACAGCGCCTCATACCGCGGAAGGGCAGAGCGACATCTCTCTGACTATCGGTGTTAAAATCGCTGAACAGGCCCTGGATTTGCTGAGGAAATATTATGCTCAGGCCCAACGCGATGTTGAGGCAAGAGTGCCTTCAAATGAACTGAGTTGGGTTGTTGATGCAATTATTGTTCTGGCCGGGCTTATCGGCAGTATTAGTCAGGGAACCCGCAGGCCGGCACTGGCGCATACTCTTTATAATCATTTTACCTTGCTAAAGGAAACACACCAGAGCCTGCACGGAGAAATTGTCGCTTTTGGTTTAGTTGTTCAGTTAATCCTGCAAGATAAGCCTTCACAGGAGATTGATCATTTTATCAGGTTCCTTCAGACATTGGAGCTGCCGGTTACCTTAGGGCAGCTGGGGATTGCGGGGGAATTGGCTGAGAAAGCGGCACTTGTGGCAGATCATATCAATTTTACGGAAACCTCACTGGATAAACTGAATTTCCCGGTGAACCGGGATTTGCTGATGAAAGCCATAATCAAAGCCGATGAAACCGGCCGCAAAAGCCTGAGACAGGAGATCAGGGCGGTCTGA
- the hisC gene encoding histidinol-phosphate transaminase, with amino-acid sequence MSDLQYRKALEHISPYKPAKTLVKIKEELGLEHIIRLAANENTMGCSPHVQEAVNAALKDIYLYPDGFCHDLRAQLAQTCHFDPHQLIFSNGSFELISLIAQAFLNPGEESIIPEPSFGWYKVVTLGMDGVVNNVPLKNHCIDLQRIQREINDKTRIIWLCNPNNPTGTFFTQSQLESFIADIPPQIIIVLDEAYYEFVTDKSYPDSVSLIEKHPNIIVLRTFSKVYGLASFRLGYGIAGQNIIGNLNKIRLPINVNYLAQIAGIAALSDREFTKAVLDNNAREKQYYYQVFKEMSLDYIPSETNFIMVNAERSSEAVVDEILKKGISVRAGMEFGMPSWLRITIGQPEENRLLVTALKEALPK; translated from the coding sequence ATGTCTGATCTTCAGTACAGAAAAGCGCTTGAACACATCTCTCCCTATAAACCGGCCAAAACACTGGTAAAAATCAAAGAAGAGCTTGGTTTGGAGCATATTATCCGTTTGGCGGCCAATGAAAACACCATGGGCTGTTCCCCCCATGTTCAAGAGGCGGTTAATGCCGCCTTAAAAGATATCTATCTTTATCCGGACGGCTTTTGTCATGATTTGCGCGCTCAATTGGCCCAAACCTGTCACTTCGATCCCCATCAACTGATTTTTTCTAACGGCTCTTTTGAATTAATCTCCTTAATTGCCCAAGCCTTCCTGAATCCGGGCGAAGAATCGATTATTCCTGAGCCTTCCTTCGGCTGGTATAAAGTTGTTACTCTGGGCATGGACGGAGTCGTCAACAATGTCCCCTTAAAAAACCACTGTATTGACTTGCAGAGAATTCAGAGGGAAATTAATGACAAAACCCGGATCATCTGGCTGTGCAACCCCAATAATCCAACAGGCACCTTTTTTACTCAAAGTCAGTTGGAATCGTTTATCGCAGATATTCCGCCCCAGATTATTATTGTTCTGGATGAAGCCTATTATGAATTTGTTACCGACAAATCCTATCCCGACAGCGTCTCCCTGATTGAAAAACATCCCAATATCATTGTGCTCAGAACGTTTTCCAAGGTTTATGGTTTAGCCTCTTTTCGCCTTGGCTATGGAATTGCCGGTCAGAATATCATCGGAAACCTCAATAAAATCCGTTTGCCCATTAATGTGAATTATCTGGCCCAAATTGCCGGAATTGCCGCTTTGAGCGATAGGGAGTTTACCAAGGCCGTTCTGGACAATAACGCCCGGGAAAAACAATATTATTATCAGGTTTTTAAGGAAATGAGCCTGGACTATATCCCTTCAGAAACAAATTTTATAATGGTCAATGCGGAAAGAAGCAGTGAAGCTGTTGTGGATGAGATCCTCAAAAAAGGTATCTCTGTCCGGGCGGGCATGGAATTTGGCATGCCGAGCTGGTTAAGGATCACGATCGGACAACCGGAGGAAAACCGTTTACTGGTCACTGCCCTGAAGGAGGCTTTACCCAAATAA
- a CDS encoding cell wall-binding repeat-containing protein, whose product MRIEPTIKNWRIRRKFFSLLLIAAIAVTFLPLPSHAAAPFAGGDGTAESPYQIASAEQLDEVRYHLDKHFILTADISLSDYGDWEPIGAFQSLSDAPEDAEVPQPAVAFTGTFDGNHHTISNININKPMSMAVGLFGCTVGTEENPGSISNLNLENVNAAGYYLIGGAVGLQHQNFMVQNVTLTGTNEIQGLQGVGGIIGTSFDTVKNCTAIADIVVTGDDGACAGVVVGGTDGGSLLNCTAAGGSVTATGKNCWALGGVCGAPYAAPKITTCMAENVTITASGTNNRLIGGLVGFTGTYGEDAPTSVTNCTVAGITINVSDSTTCVGGLVGGSTAGSTQTIPSVFAIKDSSTAGAITGGTASVGSIAGYAYHSTVENCTSTMTWNSGILNQIGENVAVPVKSRGGRSSGGSSSSLLTPPALATDSSGNTAGSAVDITFNDDQAWRTAISRLTVDGKVLTNAQYTITAGSIRIIAGVLETPGNHKIAVISSGYSNAVIAQTMTEASIASVVRLAGSNRFETAVAIARAGWTDGADNVVLVYAFDFPDALAAVPLAKKLNAPILLTSKTELSSVTLAEMERLNAKKITLIGSAGVISQNVEDSLIARYGRNNIVRYGGANRYATAAAIAEAMGQTGKAVLVNGETAHYPDALAISPYAAYHGIPILFTEASRLPAETARALTTQNVGAAIIVGGEGAISAEVFNQIPGASRYGGDDRYGTAVAIIKGLAHEFNQVYVVTGVNFPDALVAGNLAAHTQSPLILVDKQIPEAVQTFFTTAGQDIAKITIIGGEEIIPASQISDLLKALE is encoded by the coding sequence ATGAGGATTGAACCAACGATCAAGAATTGGCGGATAAGGAGAAAATTTTTTAGTTTGCTGCTGATAGCGGCAATTGCTGTCACCTTTCTGCCGCTCCCTTCTCATGCCGCAGCTCCCTTTGCGGGGGGAGACGGGACCGCAGAATCTCCCTATCAGATCGCCAGTGCAGAGCAGTTAGATGAAGTTCGCTATCACCTCGACAAGCATTTTATCCTGACTGCCGATATTAGCCTTTCTGACTATGGCGATTGGGAGCCTATCGGTGCTTTTCAGTCCCTTTCGGATGCCCCGGAAGATGCGGAGGTTCCCCAACCTGCGGTGGCTTTCACCGGCACCTTTGACGGAAACCATCATACTATTTCAAATATAAACATCAATAAGCCTATGTCTATGGCGGTTGGTCTATTTGGCTGCACGGTCGGTACAGAAGAAAATCCTGGTTCCATCTCCAATCTCAACCTAGAGAATGTCAATGCAGCGGGATATTATCTGATTGGGGGAGCAGTCGGCCTTCAGCATCAAAACTTTATGGTGCAGAACGTGACTTTAACGGGCACGAATGAGATTCAGGGCTTACAAGGAGTAGGCGGCATTATCGGAACCAGCTTTGACACCGTGAAAAACTGTACGGCTATTGCGGATATTGTCGTCACTGGTGATGATGGCGCTTGCGCCGGCGTAGTGGTCGGCGGCACGGACGGAGGCTCTCTCCTCAACTGCACGGCGGCGGGAGGCTCGGTAACGGCAACAGGAAAGAATTGCTGGGCATTGGGCGGAGTGTGTGGCGCACCTTATGCCGCACCGAAAATCACAACCTGCATGGCCGAGAACGTGACCATTACAGCTTCCGGTACAAACAACCGCCTGATAGGCGGGTTGGTGGGCTTTACCGGTACCTACGGCGAAGATGCCCCCACCTCTGTAACAAATTGCACGGTTGCGGGTATCACCATCAATGTATCAGACAGCACGACCTGTGTCGGTGGTCTGGTGGGCGGCAGCACAGCAGGTTCGACTCAGACGATTCCTTCCGTTTTTGCCATTAAAGACAGTTCCACTGCCGGCGCCATTACTGGCGGAACTGCCTCCGTCGGCAGCATTGCGGGCTATGCTTACCATTCCACCGTGGAAAACTGCACAAGCACCATGACTTGGAACAGCGGCATTCTTAACCAAATCGGGGAGAACGTCGCCGTACCTGTAAAATCCCGTGGGGGTAGAAGTAGCGGCGGGAGCTCTTCCTCCCTGCTGACCCCGCCCGCGCTGGCAACGGACAGCAGCGGTAACACCGCAGGCAGTGCCGTGGATATCACGTTTAACGATGATCAGGCCTGGCGGACAGCCATCAGCCGTCTTACGGTTGACGGTAAGGTCCTGACCAACGCACAGTATACAATAACGGCAGGCAGCATCCGTATTATCGCAGGCGTACTGGAAACGCCCGGGAACCATAAGATAGCGGTCATCTCTTCAGGCTACAGCAATGCTGTTATAGCGCAGACAATGACGGAAGCCAGCATCGCTTCGGTGGTGCGGCTGGCGGGGAGTAACCGCTTCGAGACAGCTGTTGCGATTGCCAGGGCCGGCTGGACTGACGGCGCCGACAATGTGGTCTTGGTCTATGCCTTTGATTTTCCCGATGCCCTGGCGGCAGTGCCCTTAGCCAAGAAGCTGAATGCGCCGATTCTTCTTACCTCTAAGACAGAACTTTCAAGTGTAACCTTAGCAGAGATGGAAAGACTGAACGCAAAAAAAATAACGCTCATCGGCAGTGCGGGCGTGATTTCTCAAAATGTGGAGGACAGCCTGATTGCCAGATATGGCCGGAATAATATCGTACGCTATGGCGGCGCCAACCGCTACGCAACGGCGGCAGCGATTGCGGAAGCCATGGGCCAGACCGGCAAAGCCGTGCTTGTTAACGGAGAAACAGCACATTATCCGGATGCTCTGGCCATTTCTCCTTATGCCGCTTATCATGGGATACCCATCCTCTTTACAGAAGCGTCAAGACTTCCCGCAGAGACAGCCCGAGCCCTGACAACCCAAAATGTCGGTGCTGCCATCATCGTCGGCGGTGAGGGAGCCATTTCGGCGGAGGTCTTCAATCAAATACCGGGGGCCAGTCGTTATGGCGGTGATGATCGTTATGGGACAGCCGTGGCAATTATCAAGGGGCTGGCTCATGAATTTAATCAAGTCTATGTCGTAACCGGAGTGAATTTCCCGGATGCCCTGGTGGCAGGCAATTTGGCGGCACATACCCAGTCACCCCTGATCTTGGTGGATAAGCAAATTCCTGAAGCTGTTCAGACATTCTTCACAACAGCAGGACAGGACATTGCCAAAATAACGATAATTGGTGGTGAAGAGATTATTCCCGCCTCTCAGATCAGTGATCTCCTTAAAGCTCTAGAGTAA
- a CDS encoding VanZ family protein — MNDFILKIYELLTILLPFFIVFVVMNIISRRKGIAALNSYFLLTFVLAIYLFGTLSVTGAGTIFDLKMYGIEIRSDQINLFPFSQDIDIMAYLQNILLFIPFSFLLALIWPHYAKWKFAVLSGCLFSLLIELSQLLNNRQTDIDDLILNIVGTALGYFLYQIFISVTKWNNERLVYYRFEPVVYVCAMFLGHFLFYNEFGLAKILYGF, encoded by the coding sequence ATGAACGATTTCATATTAAAAATCTATGAATTATTGACAATATTATTACCTTTTTTCATTGTTTTCGTCGTAATGAACATCATTTCAAGACGCAAAGGTATAGCCGCGTTAAACAGTTATTTTCTACTGACTTTTGTATTGGCAATTTATCTTTTCGGAACTTTATCTGTTACTGGTGCCGGTACAATTTTCGATCTAAAAATGTATGGCATTGAAATAAGATCTGATCAGATTAATCTATTCCCTTTTTCACAGGATATCGATATTATGGCATATTTGCAAAATATTCTGCTGTTTATTCCATTTAGTTTTCTGCTGGCTTTAATATGGCCTCATTATGCTAAATGGAAATTTGCTGTGTTGTCTGGATGTTTATTTTCCTTATTGATAGAATTAAGTCAACTTCTTAATAACAGGCAAACCGATATTGATGACTTGATACTGAACATCGTTGGGACGGCCTTAGGTTATTTTCTCTACCAGATTTTTATCTCTGTAACAAAATGGAATAATGAGCGGTTGGTTTACTATAGATTTGAACCGGTTGTATATGTATGTGCAATGTTTTTAGGACATTTCTTGTTCTATAACGAGTTTGGTTTAGCGAAAATACTATATGGATTTTAA
- a CDS encoding ABC transporter ATP-binding protein, with translation MLKLFKRILQLSGKYKGRIGAASVCSFLESVLSKMPLFFAFIVLAGFYENTLNARRCLYIGLGLLAVVVLQAVVHFLSDRLQSGAGYMMFADQRMALGGHLRKLPMGYFTAGNIGKISSVLSTDMVFIEEVSMSTIANMMSYLFSSLILTVFMFVLDWRLGLVATGIIMLASLIAGRMNQLSLGEAAQRQEQSEHLTDAVLSFTEGIGVIKSYNLIGEKSQELSDNFKKSRDTSITFEKKMTPWTRGLNILYAFGIASIFGLSISLQQNGVLSLPYLLGVLLFVFDLFGPLKALYGEATRLTVMDAALDRIESVLKEEELPATGKKHIPAVSPNAPEVCFNHVTFAYQDKEVLNDICFNLKENSMLALVGPSGGGKSTIANLLARLWDVKSGSVAIRGTDIRDVPLGELMEQISMVFQRVYLFQDTIYNNISMGKPDATEEDVFKAAKKARCYDFIMNLPEGFQTMVGEGGATLSGGEKQRISIARCILKDAPIVILDEATASVDTDNESYIQEAISELVKGKTLLVIAHRLNTIREANQILVISDGRISQSGTHNELIEQAGIYRDFVSIREKTSGWSLS, from the coding sequence ATGCTGAAACTGTTCAAAAGAATTCTACAACTTTCCGGCAAATACAAAGGGAGAATCGGAGCGGCCTCTGTCTGCTCGTTTTTGGAGTCCGTTCTTTCAAAAATGCCGCTGTTTTTTGCATTTATCGTGCTGGCTGGCTTTTATGAGAATACCTTGAATGCGAGACGCTGCCTGTATATTGGTCTTGGCCTCTTGGCGGTAGTCGTGCTCCAAGCCGTGGTTCATTTTTTGAGCGACCGTCTGCAAAGTGGAGCCGGATACATGATGTTTGCAGATCAGCGTATGGCATTAGGCGGACATCTCCGTAAACTTCCTATGGGCTATTTTACCGCAGGCAATATCGGTAAAATCAGTTCCGTTCTAAGTACGGATATGGTATTCATTGAAGAAGTATCAATGAGTACTATTGCAAACATGATGAGTTATCTGTTTTCTTCATTAATCTTGACTGTTTTTATGTTTGTTCTGGATTGGCGGCTGGGACTGGTTGCCACAGGCATCATCATGCTTGCATCCTTGATTGCGGGACGCATGAACCAATTATCCTTGGGTGAGGCCGCCCAGCGGCAGGAACAGAGCGAACATTTGACCGATGCGGTGCTTTCCTTTACCGAAGGTATCGGAGTGATTAAGAGTTACAATCTGATTGGCGAAAAATCGCAGGAGTTAAGTGATAATTTTAAAAAGTCCAGAGATACATCCATTACATTTGAGAAAAAAATGACTCCGTGGACGCGAGGGCTAAACATTCTCTATGCGTTCGGAATTGCCTCCATTTTTGGACTGTCTATATCTCTTCAGCAGAACGGCGTACTGTCTCTGCCTTATTTGCTGGGCGTTCTGCTCTTTGTTTTTGACCTGTTTGGACCACTTAAGGCACTTTATGGCGAGGCTACCCGTCTGACGGTGATGGATGCTGCATTGGATCGCATTGAGTCTGTATTGAAGGAAGAGGAACTGCCGGCCACCGGAAAAAAGCATATCCCGGCCGTTTCCCCCAATGCGCCGGAAGTGTGCTTCAATCATGTGACCTTTGCCTATCAAGACAAAGAGGTGCTAAATGATATCTGCTTTAATTTAAAAGAAAACTCAATGCTGGCACTGGTGGGTCCATCTGGTGGAGGCAAGTCCACTATTGCGAATCTTCTTGCCAGGCTTTGGGATGTGAAATCGGGAAGTGTGGCTATCCGAGGCACCGACATTCGGGATGTTCCTCTTGGTGAACTGATGGAGCAGATCAGTATGGTATTCCAGCGGGTCTATTTGTTTCAGGACACCATTTATAATAACATCAGCATGGGTAAGCCGGATGCTACGGAGGAAGATGTTTTTAAGGCGGCAAAAAAGGCCCGCTGTTACGACTTTATCATGAATTTACCGGAGGGGTTCCAAACGATGGTAGGCGAAGGTGGAGCTACCCTGTCCGGCGGTGAAAAACAGCGTATTTCCATTGCCCGCTGCATCTTGAAAGATGCACCTATTGTTATTTTGGATGAAGCGACGGCAAGCGTAGACACGGATAATGAAAGCTATATTCAGGAAGCAATTTCTGAACTGGTCAAAGGAAAAACATTATTGGTCATTGCTCACCGGCTGAATACAATAAGAGAGGCAAATCAAATTTTAGTGATTTCGGACGGACGCATCAGCCAAAGTGGAACCCACAATGAATTAATAGAACAGGCAGGTATATACCGCGATTTTGTAAGCATCAGAGAAAAAACATCTGGTTGGAGCCTCTCTTAA